The following coding sequences are from one Neodiprion lecontei isolate iyNeoLeco1 chromosome 7, iyNeoLeco1.1, whole genome shotgun sequence window:
- the LOC124295358 gene encoding jerky protein homolog-like isoform X3 — translation MQDNDVGCSTTTIAQEYGVDPRTIRNWRQNRQELEKLSNTRSMKTKRVRKSRFEQLEKALYTWFQEMRFRGAPVNGPVIRAKALELSKEMEDGTMVNFVASEGWLSKWKSRFDIQKLICDNKAEDEPGDEMFVEEFPLIIKKEEPGTNIVQVDETDLYYQMLSACTSIEDQEREAVCLQQTEDHNIKVAPAETIVMQKFPIIVKQEKVSEGEISTNDEIDLNHKALSLEKEKNFQTVGSKQSKTSTNIVEPTERIFLPEVSEISKHESRNKNEISNTNETGTNCTTLSQKSPKEEKDPMDTSFMQNENHKQIPAYTNIAESRENFFLSENPLIEKVEWEIANTNKTQPSRTVAEKNDSENLDLIRRNDNRIRVIGYNPIETPTDKIFIQEYPLHCKDEEVVASQIFNATEADLYYKMLPSRNLTEEKDREAMALHQNKDRVTVMTCYNSNASLKLPLIVIGRYPKPRALKNISKSTLPVYYTGEPSAMMTINIFKIWFKEVFVPQVTTFLRESGLPLKAELLVNDATSDSKNEVISVNDIKAYYLPHNKTSVHLSDRGTTDNLKRRYTSLLLRSILYAQENGFSVGTHLKSVNIRDVIYWLSDAWDEVTPSKEIISDKNPQSDNQICDIKTETTTSNQGITDQDLLNLLQQIDSYKTAKKEIVHEWIKNNDNAFAQMPTNEEIIKMVEENDELEDDDANLDETVNVKPEDVVTAANTILAFFERHSFLTRAELATIRKPAMMLAYFWGRVTKKFRNFSLSRILVSYSL, via the exons ATGCAag ACAACGATGTTGGATGTTCGACAACAACTATTGCACAAGAGTATGGTGTTGACCCAAGGACAATTAGAAATTGGAGACAGAATCGGcaagaattagaaaaattgagcaacACCAGATCgatgaaaacaaaacgagTTCGAAAATCTCGGTTTGAACAACTCGAAAAAGCTTTGTACACCTGGTTTCAGGAAATGCGATTTAGAGGAGCTCCTGTCAATGGCCCTGTTATCAGAG CGAAAGCATTAGAACTGTCTAAGGAAATGGAAGATGGGACTATGGTAAACTTTGTAGCAAGTGAAGGATGGCTAAGCAAATGGAAATCTAGATTTGATATACAAAAACTTATTTGTGACAATAAAGCTGAAGATGAACCAGGTGATGAAATGTTTGTAGAAGAGTTTCCATTAATCATAAAAAAGGAAGAGCCTGGGACTAATATTGTTCAGGTTGACGAAACTGATTTATATTATCAAATGTTATCTGCATGTACTTCCATAGAGGACCAAGAACGTGAAGCTGTGTGCCTTCAGCAAACTGAAGACCACAATATCAAAGTTGCACCAGCAGAAACAATTGTTATGCAAAAATTTCCGATAATTGTAAAACAAGAAAAAGTTTCTGAGGGTGAAATTTCTACCAACgatgaaattgatttaaatcaTAAAGCATTATCtttggagaaagaaaaaaatttccaaactgTGGGTTCAAAACAAAGTAAAACTTCCACTAATATAGTTGAACCAacagaaagaatttttctaccagaagtttctgaaatttccaaacaCGAAAGtcgaaacaaaaacgaaatttcaaataccaATGAAACTGGTACAAATTGTACAACGTTATCACAGAAATCTCCCAAGGAGGAGAAAGATCCCATGGATACAAGTTTTATGCAAAATGAGAATCACAAACAAATACCAGCTTACACTAACATAGCTGAAtcaagagaaaatttttttctttcagaaaATCCGTTAATAGAGAAAGTGGAGTGGGAAATTGCTAACACAAATAAAACACAACCTTCGAGAACTGTGGcagagaaaaatgattctGAAAACCTAGATCTTATTAGACGAAATGATAATCGAATCCGGGTAATAGGTTACAATCCTATCGAAACACCaacagataaaatttttattcaagaatatCCATTACACTGCAAGGATGAAGAGGTTGTAGCTAGTCAAATTTTTAATGCAACTGAAGCTGATTTGTATTATAAGATGCTCCCATCTCGTAATTTAACCGAAGAAAAAGATCGCGAAGCTATGGCACTTCATCAGAATAAAGACAGAGTTACAGTGATGACCTGCTACAACTCAAATGCATCGCTAAAACTCCCGTTAATCGTCATTGGAAGGTATCCTAAACCAAGGGCTTTGAAAAACATATCTAAATCCACGCTTCCAGTTTACTATACGGGTGAACCAAGCGCAATGATGAccattaatatttttaaaatttggtTCAAGGAAGTATTTGTACCCCAGGTTACAACTTTTTTAAGAGAAAGCGGCCTTCCTTTAAAAGCAGAGCTTTTGGTTAACGATGCTACATCTGATTCTAAGAACGAAGTTATTTCGGTGAATGATATCAAAGCATATTATTTACCACATAATAAAACATCTGTCCACCTATCAGATCGTGGAACGACTGATAACTTGAAAAGACGTTACACATCACTGCTTCTGAGATCAATTTTATATGCCCAAGAAAATGGGTTTTCAGTTGGTACACATTTGAAGTCTGTAAACATTAGAGATGTTATATATTGGTTGAGCGACGCTTGGGATGAAGTCACTCCTAGTAAAGAGATCATTTCTGACAAAAATCCACAGTCCGACAATCAAATATGTGACATTAAGACAGAAACGACAACCTCAAATCAAGGCATAACTGATCAAGATCTTTTGAATCTTTTGCAACAAATTGATAGCTATAAAActgcaaaaaaagaaattgtgcACGAATGGATTAAGAACAATGATAATGCGTTCGCACAAATGCCGAcaaatgaagaaattattaaaatggTTGAGGAGAACGATGAACTGG AAGACGATGATGCCAATTTAGATGAGACTGTGAATGTGAAACCAGAAGATGTAGTAACTGCAGCTAATACAATACTTGCATTCTTTGAGAGACATAGTTTTTTGACAAGGGCAGAATTAGCCACGATAAGAAAG CCCGCAATGATGTTGGCGTACTTTTGGGGACgagttacaaaaaaatttcgtaactTTTCACTTTCTCGAATTTTAGTCTCCTACAGCCTATAG
- the LOC124295358 gene encoding jerky protein homolog-like isoform X5, whose protein sequence is MKTKRVRKSRFEQLEKALYTWFQEMRFRGAPVNGPVIRAKALELSKEMEDGTMVNFVASEGWLSKWKSRFDIQKLICDNKAEDEPGDEMFVEEFPLIIKKEEPGTNIVQVDETDLYYQMLSACTSIEDQEREAVCLQQTEDHNIKVAPAETIVMQKFPIIVKQEKVSEGEISTNDEIDLNHKALSLEKEKNFQTVGSKQSKTSTNIVEPTERIFLPEVSEISKHESRNKNEISNTNETGTNCTTLSQKSPKEEKDPMDTSFMQNENHKQIPAYTNIAESRENFFLSENPLIEKVEWEIANTNKTQPSRTVAEKNDSENLDLIRRNDNRIRVIGYNPIETPTDKIFIQEYPLHCKDEEVVASQIFNATEADLYYKMLPSRNLTEEKDREAMALHQNKDRVTVMTCYNSNASLKLPLIVIGRYPKPRALKNISKSTLPVYYTGEPSAMMTINIFKIWFKEVFVPQVTTFLRESGLPLKAELLVNDATSDSKNEVISVNDIKAYYLPHNKTSVHLSDRGTTDNLKRRYTSLLLRSILYAQENGFSVGTHLKSVNIRDVIYWLSDAWDEVTPSKEIISDKNPQSDNQICDIKTETTTSNQGITDQDLLNLLQQIDSYKTAKKEIVHEWIKNNDNAFAQMPTNEEIIKMVEENDELEDDDANLDETVNVKPEDVVTAANTILAFFERHSFLTRAELATIRKPAMMLAYFWGRVTKKFRNFSLSRILVSYSL, encoded by the exons atgaaaacaaaacgagTTCGAAAATCTCGGTTTGAACAACTCGAAAAAGCTTTGTACACCTGGTTTCAGGAAATGCGATTTAGAGGAGCTCCTGTCAATGGCCCTGTTATCAGAG CGAAAGCATTAGAACTGTCTAAGGAAATGGAAGATGGGACTATGGTAAACTTTGTAGCAAGTGAAGGATGGCTAAGCAAATGGAAATCTAGATTTGATATACAAAAACTTATTTGTGACAATAAAGCTGAAGATGAACCAGGTGATGAAATGTTTGTAGAAGAGTTTCCATTAATCATAAAAAAGGAAGAGCCTGGGACTAATATTGTTCAGGTTGACGAAACTGATTTATATTATCAAATGTTATCTGCATGTACTTCCATAGAGGACCAAGAACGTGAAGCTGTGTGCCTTCAGCAAACTGAAGACCACAATATCAAAGTTGCACCAGCAGAAACAATTGTTATGCAAAAATTTCCGATAATTGTAAAACAAGAAAAAGTTTCTGAGGGTGAAATTTCTACCAACgatgaaattgatttaaatcaTAAAGCATTATCtttggagaaagaaaaaaatttccaaactgTGGGTTCAAAACAAAGTAAAACTTCCACTAATATAGTTGAACCAacagaaagaatttttctaccagaagtttctgaaatttccaaacaCGAAAGtcgaaacaaaaacgaaatttcaaataccaATGAAACTGGTACAAATTGTACAACGTTATCACAGAAATCTCCCAAGGAGGAGAAAGATCCCATGGATACAAGTTTTATGCAAAATGAGAATCACAAACAAATACCAGCTTACACTAACATAGCTGAAtcaagagaaaatttttttctttcagaaaATCCGTTAATAGAGAAAGTGGAGTGGGAAATTGCTAACACAAATAAAACACAACCTTCGAGAACTGTGGcagagaaaaatgattctGAAAACCTAGATCTTATTAGACGAAATGATAATCGAATCCGGGTAATAGGTTACAATCCTATCGAAACACCaacagataaaatttttattcaagaatatCCATTACACTGCAAGGATGAAGAGGTTGTAGCTAGTCAAATTTTTAATGCAACTGAAGCTGATTTGTATTATAAGATGCTCCCATCTCGTAATTTAACCGAAGAAAAAGATCGCGAAGCTATGGCACTTCATCAGAATAAAGACAGAGTTACAGTGATGACCTGCTACAACTCAAATGCATCGCTAAAACTCCCGTTAATCGTCATTGGAAGGTATCCTAAACCAAGGGCTTTGAAAAACATATCTAAATCCACGCTTCCAGTTTACTATACGGGTGAACCAAGCGCAATGATGAccattaatatttttaaaatttggtTCAAGGAAGTATTTGTACCCCAGGTTACAACTTTTTTAAGAGAAAGCGGCCTTCCTTTAAAAGCAGAGCTTTTGGTTAACGATGCTACATCTGATTCTAAGAACGAAGTTATTTCGGTGAATGATATCAAAGCATATTATTTACCACATAATAAAACATCTGTCCACCTATCAGATCGTGGAACGACTGATAACTTGAAAAGACGTTACACATCACTGCTTCTGAGATCAATTTTATATGCCCAAGAAAATGGGTTTTCAGTTGGTACACATTTGAAGTCTGTAAACATTAGAGATGTTATATATTGGTTGAGCGACGCTTGGGATGAAGTCACTCCTAGTAAAGAGATCATTTCTGACAAAAATCCACAGTCCGACAATCAAATATGTGACATTAAGACAGAAACGACAACCTCAAATCAAGGCATAACTGATCAAGATCTTTTGAATCTTTTGCAACAAATTGATAGCTATAAAActgcaaaaaaagaaattgtgcACGAATGGATTAAGAACAATGATAATGCGTTCGCACAAATGCCGAcaaatgaagaaattattaaaatggTTGAGGAGAACGATGAACTGG AAGACGATGATGCCAATTTAGATGAGACTGTGAATGTGAAACCAGAAGATGTAGTAACTGCAGCTAATACAATACTTGCATTCTTTGAGAGACATAGTTTTTTGACAAGGGCAGAATTAGCCACGATAAGAAAG CCCGCAATGATGTTGGCGTACTTTTGGGGACgagttacaaaaaaatttcgtaactTTTCACTTTCTCGAATTTTAGTCTCCTACAGCCTATAG